In Brevibacterium zhoupengii, the following are encoded in one genomic region:
- a CDS encoding ABC transporter permease, protein MSIVREGLILTRRDLAHWVRQPWTPIFNLLFTIMLLLMFAFIFGGSIQLPGGGDYIQFLLPGMMTLAMMFGLESTMTTMAADAKKGITNRFRSMPISDSSVSLGRVGADMVTSIVEIAILLVGGLLLGWRATNSPLAGLAAVALLLWLRFAVLWVGIFLALTAGRHDGATVLVQVLVWPAGFLSNVFVAPEFMPSWLGAVAAWNPISATSTAVRELFGNPLGISGGWLTDYGVLAAIAWPLVITAVFLPLSARAYRRLRK, encoded by the coding sequence ATGAGCATTGTCAGAGAGGGCCTCATCCTCACCCGCAGAGATCTCGCCCATTGGGTGCGCCAGCCATGGACCCCGATCTTCAACCTGCTGTTCACCATCATGCTGCTGCTGATGTTCGCCTTCATCTTCGGCGGATCCATCCAGCTGCCCGGCGGCGGTGACTACATCCAGTTCCTATTGCCGGGCATGATGACGCTGGCGATGATGTTCGGGCTCGAGTCCACCATGACGACGATGGCCGCCGACGCCAAAAAGGGCATCACCAACCGGTTCAGATCAATGCCGATCAGCGATTCCTCTGTCTCACTCGGCAGGGTCGGGGCCGACATGGTCACCTCCATCGTCGAGATCGCCATTCTCCTCGTCGGCGGACTGCTGCTCGGGTGGCGGGCGACGAACTCGCCGCTCGCGGGACTTGCCGCCGTGGCACTGCTTCTATGGCTGCGCTTCGCTGTTCTGTGGGTAGGGATCTTCCTCGCATTGACCGCGGGCAGGCACGATGGGGCGACCGTCCTCGTGCAGGTGCTCGTCTGGCCTGCGGGCTTCCTGTCCAACGTCTTCGTCGCGCCGGAGTTCATGCCCTCCTGGCTGGGAGCGGTGGCGGCGTGGAATCCCATTTCGGCGACCTCAACGGCAGTGCGCGAACTGTTCGGGAACCCACTTGGCATCAGCGGCGGATGGTTGACCGATTATGGGGTCCTTGCCGCAATAGCCTGGCCGCTGGTGATCACAGCAGTCTTCCTGCCGCTGTCGGCTCGGGCATACCGTCGGTTGCGGAAATAG
- a CDS encoding ArsR/SmtB family transcription factor: MEALAVLADPARRRIVECLADNEVSAGELTDVMKTEFGLVQPATSRHLRRLRESGLVHSRAEGTRRLYSLDPAALRDIDTWLEQFRGLWGDALSALDAEVRRGKSSTKSDAQ, encoded by the coding sequence ATGGAAGCTCTCGCAGTCCTTGCTGATCCGGCTCGACGCCGCATCGTTGAGTGCCTCGCCGACAACGAGGTGTCCGCGGGCGAGCTGACTGACGTGATGAAGACGGAATTCGGGCTTGTGCAACCTGCCACCTCTCGTCATCTGCGAAGACTTCGTGAATCGGGCCTTGTGCACTCGCGCGCAGAGGGCACGAGACGCCTCTACTCGCTCGACCCGGCCGCGCTGCGTGATATCGACACGTGGCTGGAGCAGTTCCGGGGCTTGTGGGGCGATGCGCTGTCTGCCCTTGACGCTGAGGTGCGCCGAGGGAAATCGTCGACGAAGAGCGATGCCCAATGA
- a CDS encoding SRPBCC family protein, which translates to MNIASEINSVIRQLVTSGGVHQVVLERTFDTDVTDLWNACTNPQRLSRWFEPISGDLALGGRYALMGSGTEGDILRCEAPHQLALTWEYEGDVSYVDVDLIEAAGERTVLRLTHHVPLGEHWETYGPGATGVGWEEGLRALSLYLSGGARAVPDAVEEDMSSSESQKLIRLVAHAWGQVDGEAGTPAGDAEARALKTAEFYVAMT; encoded by the coding sequence ATGAACATTGCCAGCGAGATCAATTCGGTGATTCGTCAGCTTGTGACCAGTGGCGGCGTGCACCAGGTTGTTCTGGAGCGCACATTCGACACCGATGTCACCGACTTGTGGAACGCGTGCACAAACCCTCAACGGCTCTCGCGATGGTTCGAGCCGATCAGCGGCGACCTTGCGCTGGGTGGCCGGTATGCGCTCATGGGCAGCGGCACGGAGGGAGACATCCTGCGATGCGAGGCACCCCACCAGCTGGCGCTTACGTGGGAGTACGAAGGGGATGTCAGCTACGTCGATGTCGACCTCATCGAGGCTGCTGGGGAGCGCACCGTGCTCCGATTGACTCATCACGTTCCACTCGGGGAACACTGGGAGACCTACGGTCCCGGAGCCACGGGTGTGGGGTGGGAAGAGGGCCTGCGAGCCCTGTCACTCTATCTTTCCGGCGGTGCTCGAGCGGTTCCTGATGCGGTGGAGGAGGACATGAGTTCCTCCGAGAGCCAGAAACTGATCCGGCTGGTTGCCCATGCGTGGGGCCAGGTGGATGGAGAAGCTGGAACACCCGCCGGAGATGCGGAGGCGCGTGCACTGAAAACGGCCGAGTTCTACGTGGCCATGACATGA
- a CDS encoding SRPBCC family protein — MKFTISIEIARPRERVIQLLSDPEHRPKWLRGLVLHETVHGEDGQVGTESRVVFQSGRQSMECTETITRREPTNLHDITSDQVIHFGREIVATGMWSAAHEHLTESGPETTHWVSENEYRFTGLLRVVAPFMRGAFIKQTRQHMQDFKAYAEDGQDVRDAAE; from the coding sequence ATGAAATTCACCATCTCGATTGAGATCGCGCGCCCACGGGAGAGGGTCATCCAGCTCCTCAGCGACCCCGAGCACCGGCCTAAGTGGTTACGAGGCCTAGTGCTGCACGAGACTGTTCACGGTGAGGACGGACAAGTCGGAACCGAATCGAGGGTTGTATTTCAGTCAGGACGCCAATCGATGGAATGCACCGAGACCATCACGCGTCGGGAACCGACGAATCTGCATGACATCACCTCGGATCAGGTCATCCATTTCGGGCGCGAGATCGTCGCGACCGGCATGTGGAGCGCCGCGCATGAGCACCTGACTGAAAGCGGCCCGGAGACCACCCACTGGGTGAGTGAAAACGAATACCGGTTCACCGGCCTGCTGCGAGTGGTGGCACCCTTTATGCGCGGTGCCTTCATCAAACAGACGCGCCAGCACATGCAGGACTTCAAGGCCTACGCCGAGGACGGACAGGACGTCCGCGACGCGGCAGAGTGA
- a CDS encoding iron chaperone, whose amino-acid sequence MSEKVTSIDEYLDGIDPVFRTELERIRALVTRLVPSVQESVSYRMPTLKYKDRALVYFTASKKHMSFYPSSWAIDEFKDRLEGYRTTAHAIQFTLDKPLPAELIEDLVLFHKRQIDENRQ is encoded by the coding sequence ATGAGTGAAAAGGTGACGAGCATTGACGAGTACCTCGACGGGATAGATCCGGTCTTCCGAACGGAACTCGAGCGAATTCGTGCATTAGTGACAAGGCTCGTCCCGAGCGTTCAAGAGTCGGTGAGCTACCGCATGCCGACGCTGAAGTACAAGGACCGCGCGCTGGTGTACTTCACTGCCTCGAAGAAGCACATGAGCTTCTACCCCTCGTCGTGGGCGATCGACGAGTTCAAGGACCGACTGGAGGGCTACAGGACAACCGCCCACGCGATTCAGTTCACCCTGGACAAGCCCCTGCCCGCTGAACTGATTGAGGATCTCGTTCTCTTCCACAAGCGTCAGATCGACGAGAACCGGCAATGA